From the bacterium genome, the window CTTTGCCTGCCAATCGGACCACGGCACCACGCCCGTCGCCCCCACCATGATTTCCTATGGTGCGGGAAATGTCTTCGTCCCTTCGGCTGTCACCATCCGTTCCGGCTCCACGGTCATTTGGGACAGCAGCTTCGGTTTCTTCCATACCCTGCATATCGATGACGGGGCCAGTAATTGTGTCACGGACTATATTGGCTATCCCGTCACCCTCACCTTCAATAGCCCCGGTAAATTCGGCTTTCATTGTGACTATCACTCATCCTGCGGCGCAGGTTCCTGCCTCAATTGCACCGGCATGGCCGGTTATGTAATGGTCAAGTGACCCAACCCGCATTGACCGGCCTCGGCCGCGCCTCTCGATCGTTCCACCTTTAAACCCACGGATACCAGGACCCTATGGCCTCCAAGCTCAAGTGGTCGATCTTTTACCTGTTCTTTGGGGCCCTCCCCCTTTTCTACTCCTGGCTCCCCGAATCCGCCCGGTTCCATCCCGCCGATGGGACCTTGGACGCGCTCACTTTCGCCCCCTACCTGACCCTCTTCCTGGTCGCTTTGCTGGGCCTTCAAGTCAACCAAACCCGCGTTTTTTGGGCGGCAGGCCTCCTTTTTCTGACCTACCACCTCCTCCTTCACCCGAACGCCTTTTGGCTGAAGGAAACGACCCATCCTGTCGCTTGGCAGGTCCTGGCCGCCGGCTTTCCCTTGAGCCTAGTCATTCTCTATGGGATGAAGGAAAGCCGCCTCTTCAGTGATTGGAGCTTGGCCCGCGTCCTGTTAGGGCTCTTTCCGGTTTTTCTGTTCGCTTCCTGGGCTGCCTGGGCCCCCGATCTTTATGAAAAGGTCCTTTTTTGGTCCTCCTATCCTCCCGTCACTCACCACACCCTGCCCCCCTTGGCCTGGGTGGACGCCCTGCCATTTTTAGCCCTCCTCTTCTGGGGCCATGACCAGAAACTCAAGCCCTTCCTGATCGCCCAGACCGCCGTCCTTCTGCCCTACTGGACCGCTCTTCAATGGGGTCTCCGCGAAAGGAGCCCGGGTTCCTTCCCCGATCCGGTCGCCGAAACCATCCTTCCCTTCGGCGCCCTGGCCCTGATCCTGCTCTTCGCTCTTTTCCGGATCTTTGTCCAAAAAGCTTACTGGGATCCCCTCACCGCGGTCCACAACCGCCAAGCCCTGGACGAAAGGTTGAACACCTTGACCCAGGATTACGTCCTGGCCATGGTCGACATCGACCATTTCAAGGGCTTCAACGACACCTACGGCCACGATGAAGGGGACAATGTCTTGAGGATGGTGGCCCAGCATCTCCAGGACGCGCTCGGGGACCGGGTCCACCGCTATGGTGGCGAGGAATTTTGCGTGGTCTTCGAGGCTGGCGGTCTGGAAAGCGCCCAGGCCAGCATGGAAAAGGTCCGGGCCTCCTTGGCCGCCCGCAGGTTCACACTTCGCGGAAAGAGGACCGGGACCCATTCCCGTTTGAAGAACCCATTCAAGAGGAAGGAACCGCGGGGCAAAAGGGTGGGGATCACCATCAGCGTCGGCGTGGCGGCTTCCGGGGAAAGAACAGAGACCTTCGAACAGGTCATCAAAAAGGCCGACCAAGCCCTTTACAAGGCCAAGGAACAGGGCCGCAACCGGGTGGTCACGGCTTGAGGTTCCCCGATCTCAGCACTTGGCCGCTTCGAGGCTGTATTTTTCGGTCTCTTCGTCGAAGGGCACCGGATACTTGGCGGTGAAGCAAGCCGCGCAATGGCCTTGGGGCGTTCCTTCCACCGCTTTCATCATGCCTTCCACCGAAAGATAGGCCAAGCTGTCCACCCGAAGATAGGTCTGGATCTCCTCCAATGAATGTGTCGCGGCGATAAGTTCCTTTCGACTTGGGAAATCCATTCCATAGAAACAAGGCGAAATGATGGGCGGCGAGGTGATGCGCAAGTGCACCTCCTTGGCCCCCACCTGACGGATCATCTTCACGATCTTGCGCATGGTGGTGCCCCGGACGATGGAGTCGTCGATCAGGACGACCCTTTTCCCCTCCATGGCCTCGCGTACGGCGTTATATTTCAGCCGGGCGCCGAAATCCCGGATGGACTGGTCGGGTTCGATGAAGGTCCGGCCCACGTAGTGGTTCCGGACCAGTCCCATCTCGTACGGGATCTTGGCTTCGGCGGCAAAACCGGTCGCGGCCATATTGGACGAATCGGGCACGGGAACGACCACGTCGGCGGGAACATAGGCCTCCTGGGCCAGGATGGCCCCTAGGCGTTTGCGCACCTTCTGGACGCTGGTGTTGTAGATGCGCGAATCGGGGCGGGCGAAATAGATGTATTCGAAGATGCACATGGATGGACTCGTCTTCTCGAAAGGCTTGATGGAGACCAGGCCATTCTCGTTGATGAGCACGATCTCCCCCGGTTCCACGTCCCGGACGTATTTGGCGTCCACGATATCGAAGGCGCAGGTCTCGCTGGCCAGGACCCAGGAATCCCCCAGTTTGCCCAGGCAAAGGGGACGGAACCCCTGGGGATCCCGCATGCCCAGCATCCCCTCGTCGGAAAGGATCAACAGGGAATAGGCCCCGCGCACCTGCCGCAGGGACTCGATGAGACACTCGATCAGGGTATGGGCGCTGGAACGGGCCAGGAGATGGACGATGACCTCCGAATCCACGGTCGAGACAAAAATGGAACCCCGGGCCTCCAGTTCATCCCGGATGCGCCGCGCATTGACCAGGTTGCCATTGTGGGCGATGGCGATGGAACCCCGGGAATACTCGACCGCGATGGGTTGGGCGTTGCGCAACTGGCTGGATCCGGTGGTGGAATAACGGACATGACCGATGGCCGCACGGCCCGGCAATTCCTTGAAGGCTTCCTCATCGAAAATATCGGCGACCAACCCCATGCGTTTGTGGTTATAAAGACGGCCGTTGTCGAGGGTACAAATGCCTGCCGATTCCTGGCCCCGGTGCTGGAGGGAGTGGAGGCCCAAATAGGAGATCTTGGCGGCTTCCGGATGGCCGAAGACGCCGAAGACACCGCATTGGTCGTGGGGTTTGTCATCATCCACCCAAGGACGGTGCTCGATCTTCCTGGAGCCTTCCTGCGACTCTTCCACCATGGGTCCCATCCTTTGGTCTAATTTCCGGGCCTTTGGCCCGGTCAAGCCATCTGCTTTTCGATGCTCGTGAAGAAAATTTCCGCCAACCGTCCAACGGGTGCTTGGACCTCATGTCCGATGGAAAGATTGACCCCGCCCACCTGCCCAATTCTCTCACAAGGGACGCCCATTTTCCCGGCCAAGGCGGCCAATTCGGCCTCCTTTTCCTTTCGGCAGGAAACGATAACGCGGGACTGGGCTTCCCCGAAAAGCCGCCCATCCAACCGCCCCGTTCCCGGTAGGCTCACCTCGGCCCCCAGGATC encodes:
- a CDS encoding GGDEF domain-containing protein, which gives rise to MASKLKWSIFYLFFGALPLFYSWLPESARFHPADGTLDALTFAPYLTLFLVALLGLQVNQTRVFWAAGLLFLTYHLLLHPNAFWLKETTHPVAWQVLAAGFPLSLVILYGMKESRLFSDWSLARVLLGLFPVFLFASWAAWAPDLYEKVLFWSSYPPVTHHTLPPLAWVDALPFLALLFWGHDQKLKPFLIAQTAVLLPYWTALQWGLRERSPGSFPDPVAETILPFGALALILLFALFRIFVQKAYWDPLTAVHNRQALDERLNTLTQDYVLAMVDIDHFKGFNDTYGHDEGDNVLRMVAQHLQDALGDRVHRYGGEEFCVVFEAGGLESAQASMEKVRASLAARRFTLRGKRTGTHSRLKNPFKRKEPRGKRVGITISVGVAASGERTETFEQVIKKADQALYKAKEQGRNRVVTA
- the purF gene encoding amidophosphoribosyltransferase, yielding MVEESQEGSRKIEHRPWVDDDKPHDQCGVFGVFGHPEAAKISYLGLHSLQHRGQESAGICTLDNGRLYNHKRMGLVADIFDEEAFKELPGRAAIGHVRYSTTGSSQLRNAQPIAVEYSRGSIAIAHNGNLVNARRIRDELEARGSIFVSTVDSEVIVHLLARSSAHTLIECLIESLRQVRGAYSLLILSDEGMLGMRDPQGFRPLCLGKLGDSWVLASETCAFDIVDAKYVRDVEPGEIVLINENGLVSIKPFEKTSPSMCIFEYIYFARPDSRIYNTSVQKVRKRLGAILAQEAYVPADVVVPVPDSSNMAATGFAAEAKIPYEMGLVRNHYVGRTFIEPDQSIRDFGARLKYNAVREAMEGKRVVLIDDSIVRGTTMRKIVKMIRQVGAKEVHLRITSPPIISPCFYGMDFPSRKELIAATHSLEEIQTYLRVDSLAYLSVEGMMKAVEGTPQGHCAACFTAKYPVPFDEETEKYSLEAAKC